The proteins below come from a single Cyanobacteriota bacterium genomic window:
- the modB gene encoding molybdate ABC transporter permease subunit has translation MIWQPSILSLQVTVLASVLILVIGLSLGIFLARKQFPGQILVSTLLNLPLVLPPSVVGYFLLLALGRGSPIKEWLGIDLLFSWQAGAIASAVVAMPLMVESTRAAIANVNPELEAAARTLGSTEWEVLRRITIPMAYRGILAGFGLSVARGMGEFGATLMVAGSIPGRTQTLPLAIYDAVQMQQYGLANVMVLLMTTIAFALLWWVRHLEAQHPQNQIQTQQQPQPQTHPHETDRRYSKTTAPLHSGCQL, from the coding sequence GTATTGATTCTGGTCATTGGCCTCAGCTTGGGGATTTTCCTAGCCCGCAAGCAGTTTCCAGGACAGATTTTGGTTTCTACTCTGCTCAACTTGCCGTTGGTACTACCCCCCAGTGTGGTGGGGTATTTCTTGCTGTTGGCATTGGGTCGGGGCAGCCCAATCAAGGAATGGCTGGGCATCGACTTGCTGTTTAGTTGGCAAGCGGGGGCGATCGCCTCTGCTGTGGTAGCAATGCCTTTGATGGTGGAGTCTACTAGAGCCGCGATCGCTAACGTCAACCCAGAGTTGGAAGCCGCCGCCCGCACCTTGGGATCGACGGAGTGGGAAGTTCTACGACGAATTACCATTCCTATGGCCTATCGAGGCATTCTAGCCGGGTTTGGATTGAGTGTTGCTCGCGGCATGGGGGAATTTGGTGCAACGCTGATGGTGGCAGGCAGCATCCCTGGACGTACCCAAACCCTCCCCTTAGCCATTTATGACGCTGTACAGATGCAGCAATATGGACTCGCCAATGTCATGGTGTTGCTCATGACTACGATCGCCTTTGCCTTACTCTGGTGGGTTAGACATTTGGAGGCTCAACATCCTCAAAATCAAATCCAAACTCAGCAGCAACCGCAACCCCAAACGCATCCCCATGAAACTGATCGTCGATATTCAAAAACAACTGCCCCATTACACTCTGGATGTCAGCTT